In Ailuropoda melanoleuca isolate Jingjing chromosome 4, ASM200744v2, whole genome shotgun sequence, the following proteins share a genomic window:
- the HRH1 gene encoding histamine H1 receptor isoform X1, whose product MAGENALETQGGDGREPQLEAALVPMTLPNSSCTFEDKMCEGNKTTIASPQLMPLVVVLSAISLVTVGLNLLVLYAVRSERKLHTVGNLYIVSLSVADLIVGAVVMPMNILYLLMSRWSLGQPLCLFWLSMDYVASTASIFSVFILCIDRYRSVQQPLRYLKYRTKTRASVTILGAWFLSFLWIIPILGWHHFMSQSSGHRDDRCETDFYDVTWFKIMTAIINFYLPTLLMLWFYAKIYKAVRQHCQHRELINGSLPSFSEIKLKPENPKAGAKKPGKESPWEVLKRKSKDASGEPVLKPPSQDPDEMKSPGVFSQEEDREVDKLQCFPLNIVQVQTEAEGSGRSFVAIDQSQSPVGMDEQSLNMHVPNEMSEDQILGDSQSFSRTDSDTPTESTSGKGKPRSGSSTGLDYIKFTWKRLRSHSRQYVSGLHMNRERKAAKQLGFIMAAFILCWIPYFIFFMVIAFCKSCCNERVHMFTIWLGYINSTLNPLIYPLCNENFKKTFKKILHIRS is encoded by the exons ATGGCAGGTGAAAATGCGCTGGAGACACAAGGCGGAGACG GGAGGGAGCCCCAGCTGGAGGCTGCTCTTGTGCCAATGACCCTTCCCAATTCTTCCTGCACCTTCGAAGACAAGATGTGCGAGGGGAACAAGACCACCATAGCCAGCCCCCAACTGATGCCGCTGGTGGTGGTCCTGAGTGCCATCTCCTTGGTCACAGTGGGACTCAACCTGCTGGTCCTCTATGCTGTGCGGAGTGAGCGGAAGCTCCACACCGTGGGGAACCTGTACATTGTCAGCCTGTCCGTGGCAGACTTGATCGTGGGAGCTGTCGTCATGCCCATGAACATCCTTTACCTCCTCATGTCCAGGTGGTCCCTGGGCcagcctctctgcctcttttGGCTCTCTATGGACTACGTGGCCAGCACAGCATCCattttcagtgtcttcatcttGTGCATTGATCGCTATCGCTCTGTCCAGCAGCCCCTCAGATACCTGAAGTATCGTACCAAGACCAGAGCATCAGTCACCATCTTGGGGGcctggtttctctctttcctatGGATTATTCCTATTCTGGGATGGCATCACTTTATGTCACAGTCCTCAGGACACCGGGATGACAGGTGTGAGACAGACTTCTATGATGTCACCTGGTTCAAGATCATGACTGCCATCATCAACTTCTATCTGCCTACCTTGCTCATGCTCTGGTTCTACGCCAAGATCTACAAGGCCGTTCGGCAGCACTGTCAGCACCGAGAGCTCATCAATggatccctcccttccttctctgaaattaAGCTGAAGCCAGAGAACCCCAAGGCAGGCGCCAAGAAACCAGGGAAGGAGTCTCCCTGGGAAGTTCTGAAAAGGAAGTCAAAAGATGCCAGTGGTGAGCCTGTCTTGAAGCCACCATCCCAAGACCCAGACGAGATGAAATCTCCAGGTGTCTTCAGCcaagaggaggacagagaagtgGACAAACTCCAGTGCTTTCCACTTAACATTGTGCAAGTGCAGACTGAGGCAGAGGGGAGTGGCCGGAGTTTCGTAGCTATCGACCAGAGCCAGAGCCCAGTTGGGATGGATGAGCAGAGCCTGAACATGCATGTGCCTAATGAAATGTCAGAGGATCAGATCCTAGGTGATAGCCAGTCCTTCTCCCGGACAGACTCAGACACCCCCACAGAGTCAACATCAGGGAAAGGTAAACCTAGAAGTGGGTCTAGCACAGGCCTGGATTACATCAAGTTCACTTGGAAGAGGCTCCGCTCACATTCAAGACAGTATGTGTCTGGCCTGCACATGAACCGAGAACGGAAGGCTGCCAAACAATTAGGTTTTATTATGGCGGCCTTCATTCTTTGCTGGATTCCTTACTTCATCTTCTTCATGGTCATTGCCTTCTGCAAGAGCTGTTGCAATGAGCGTGTGCACATGTTCACCATCTGGCTGGGCTATATCAACTCCACGCTGAACCCCCTCATCTACCCCTTGTGCAATGAAAACTTCAAGAAGACATTCAAGAAAATTCTGCACATTCGCTCCTAA
- the HRH1 gene encoding histamine H1 receptor isoform X2 — protein sequence MTLPNSSCTFEDKMCEGNKTTIASPQLMPLVVVLSAISLVTVGLNLLVLYAVRSERKLHTVGNLYIVSLSVADLIVGAVVMPMNILYLLMSRWSLGQPLCLFWLSMDYVASTASIFSVFILCIDRYRSVQQPLRYLKYRTKTRASVTILGAWFLSFLWIIPILGWHHFMSQSSGHRDDRCETDFYDVTWFKIMTAIINFYLPTLLMLWFYAKIYKAVRQHCQHRELINGSLPSFSEIKLKPENPKAGAKKPGKESPWEVLKRKSKDASGEPVLKPPSQDPDEMKSPGVFSQEEDREVDKLQCFPLNIVQVQTEAEGSGRSFVAIDQSQSPVGMDEQSLNMHVPNEMSEDQILGDSQSFSRTDSDTPTESTSGKGKPRSGSSTGLDYIKFTWKRLRSHSRQYVSGLHMNRERKAAKQLGFIMAAFILCWIPYFIFFMVIAFCKSCCNERVHMFTIWLGYINSTLNPLIYPLCNENFKKTFKKILHIRS from the coding sequence ATGACCCTTCCCAATTCTTCCTGCACCTTCGAAGACAAGATGTGCGAGGGGAACAAGACCACCATAGCCAGCCCCCAACTGATGCCGCTGGTGGTGGTCCTGAGTGCCATCTCCTTGGTCACAGTGGGACTCAACCTGCTGGTCCTCTATGCTGTGCGGAGTGAGCGGAAGCTCCACACCGTGGGGAACCTGTACATTGTCAGCCTGTCCGTGGCAGACTTGATCGTGGGAGCTGTCGTCATGCCCATGAACATCCTTTACCTCCTCATGTCCAGGTGGTCCCTGGGCcagcctctctgcctcttttGGCTCTCTATGGACTACGTGGCCAGCACAGCATCCattttcagtgtcttcatcttGTGCATTGATCGCTATCGCTCTGTCCAGCAGCCCCTCAGATACCTGAAGTATCGTACCAAGACCAGAGCATCAGTCACCATCTTGGGGGcctggtttctctctttcctatGGATTATTCCTATTCTGGGATGGCATCACTTTATGTCACAGTCCTCAGGACACCGGGATGACAGGTGTGAGACAGACTTCTATGATGTCACCTGGTTCAAGATCATGACTGCCATCATCAACTTCTATCTGCCTACCTTGCTCATGCTCTGGTTCTACGCCAAGATCTACAAGGCCGTTCGGCAGCACTGTCAGCACCGAGAGCTCATCAATggatccctcccttccttctctgaaattaAGCTGAAGCCAGAGAACCCCAAGGCAGGCGCCAAGAAACCAGGGAAGGAGTCTCCCTGGGAAGTTCTGAAAAGGAAGTCAAAAGATGCCAGTGGTGAGCCTGTCTTGAAGCCACCATCCCAAGACCCAGACGAGATGAAATCTCCAGGTGTCTTCAGCcaagaggaggacagagaagtgGACAAACTCCAGTGCTTTCCACTTAACATTGTGCAAGTGCAGACTGAGGCAGAGGGGAGTGGCCGGAGTTTCGTAGCTATCGACCAGAGCCAGAGCCCAGTTGGGATGGATGAGCAGAGCCTGAACATGCATGTGCCTAATGAAATGTCAGAGGATCAGATCCTAGGTGATAGCCAGTCCTTCTCCCGGACAGACTCAGACACCCCCACAGAGTCAACATCAGGGAAAGGTAAACCTAGAAGTGGGTCTAGCACAGGCCTGGATTACATCAAGTTCACTTGGAAGAGGCTCCGCTCACATTCAAGACAGTATGTGTCTGGCCTGCACATGAACCGAGAACGGAAGGCTGCCAAACAATTAGGTTTTATTATGGCGGCCTTCATTCTTTGCTGGATTCCTTACTTCATCTTCTTCATGGTCATTGCCTTCTGCAAGAGCTGTTGCAATGAGCGTGTGCACATGTTCACCATCTGGCTGGGCTATATCAACTCCACGCTGAACCCCCTCATCTACCCCTTGTGCAATGAAAACTTCAAGAAGACATTCAAGAAAATTCTGCACATTCGCTCCTAA